In the Gemmatimonadota bacterium genome, one interval contains:
- a CDS encoding gamma-glutamylcyclotransferase, protein MNAREDGAAALYFHLFAYGTLLSGGAASLLAECERIGPARVAGTLYNIDDGYPALVLAGGGWVQGEVWRCPTPLLDALDQYEDVAAGVFRRVAVRAGGRACWTYVAGPALARRLTPLGRMESGRWVLPPGLGTNEE, encoded by the coding sequence GTGAACGCGCGGGAGGATGGGGCGGCTGCGTTGTATTTCCATTTGTTCGCGTACGGCACCCTGCTGAGCGGTGGCGCCGCGTCGCTGCTGGCGGAGTGCGAACGCATCGGCCCCGCTCGGGTGGCCGGGACCCTCTACAACATTGATGACGGCTATCCGGCGCTGGTGCTGGCGGGCGGGGGCTGGGTGCAGGGCGAGGTGTGGCGCTGCCCGACGCCGCTGCTGGACGCGCTGGACCAGTACGAGGACGTCGCCGCGGGCGTGTTCCGCAGGGTCGCTGTGCGCGCTGGCGGACGGGCGTGCTGGACCTACGTGGCCGGCCCCGCACTGGCAAGACGGCTGACGCCGCTCGGGCGTATGGAGTCGGGGCGCTGGGTCCTGCCCCCAGGCTTGGGGACAAACGAGGAGTGA
- a CDS encoding Nramp family divalent metal transporter: MASLANPTRAAGAAPRRLAGLRSLGPGAVVTAAFIGPGTVTTATLAGARYGYILLWALTFSTLATILLQEMAARLGLVTGAGLGEAIRRRFQPRAARLLAVALVISAIAFGNAAYEMGNLLGAALGAEAVRGGSLRLWAAGAAGTAFLLLWSGSYRILERALLAMVVLMAVVFLATAAMLAPSLPLLLRGLLLPSLPPGQDAVLVAIGLIGTTVVPYNLFLHAASVREKWSGPESLGMARWDLSISVAVGGVASMAIVVTAAAALPGGATVSNAAEMAVQLEPLLGRWARIFFATGLLAAGLSSAITAPLAAAYATAGAMGWPRDLRSARFRAVWLFVLLAGASFAVAGVRPVPAILFAQVANGVLLPGMALFLLLAVNDRRYIGKWANGRVLNVLGVVVVLVALLLGVRAVAGAW, from the coding sequence ATGGCCTCACTCGCGAATCCGACCCGGGCCGCCGGGGCAGCCCCCCGCCGGCTGGCGGGGCTCCGCTCACTGGGGCCGGGTGCGGTGGTCACCGCAGCGTTCATCGGGCCGGGTACGGTCACGACGGCCACCCTGGCGGGCGCGCGTTACGGCTACATCCTGCTCTGGGCGCTCACCTTCTCCACACTGGCGACCATCCTGCTGCAGGAGATGGCAGCCCGGCTCGGCCTGGTTACGGGCGCCGGGCTGGGTGAGGCGATCCGCCGCCGCTTCCAGCCGCGGGCGGCCAGGCTGCTGGCCGTGGCCCTGGTCATCTCCGCTATCGCCTTCGGCAACGCCGCCTACGAGATGGGCAACCTGCTGGGCGCCGCGCTGGGGGCCGAGGCGGTGCGCGGTGGCAGCCTGCGCCTCTGGGCAGCAGGCGCCGCCGGCACCGCCTTCCTGCTGTTGTGGAGCGGCAGCTACCGCATCCTCGAGCGGGCGCTCCTGGCCATGGTGGTGCTCATGGCCGTCGTGTTCCTGGCGACGGCGGCGATGCTGGCGCCGTCGCTCCCTTTGCTGCTGCGCGGCCTGCTCCTGCCCTCCCTGCCGCCCGGCCAGGATGCGGTGCTGGTCGCGATCGGGCTGATCGGCACCACGGTCGTCCCCTATAACCTTTTCCTGCACGCCGCGTCCGTGCGCGAGAAGTGGTCTGGACCGGAGTCGCTGGGCATGGCGAGGTGGGACCTGAGCATTTCCGTGGCGGTCGGCGGCGTGGCCAGCATGGCGATCGTGGTGACGGCGGCGGCGGCGCTGCCTGGTGGGGCAACGGTCTCGAATGCCGCGGAGATGGCCGTGCAGCTCGAGCCGCTGCTCGGGCGTTGGGCGCGCATCTTCTTCGCCACGGGGCTGCTGGCGGCGGGGCTGAGCTCGGCGATCACGGCGCCCCTGGCGGCGGCGTATGCGACGGCGGGAGCGATGGGGTGGCCAAGGGATCTGCGCTCGGCGCGGTTCCGGGCGGTATGGCTTTTCGTGCTGCTTGCCGGCGCCTCCTTTGCTGTTGCGGGTGTGCGGCCGGTGCCGGCCATCCTGTTCGCGCAGGTGGCCAATGGCGTATTGCTCCCGGGCATGGCCCTGTTCCTGTTGCTGGCAGTGAACGATCGGCGCTACATCGGCAAATGGGCGAACGGGCGTGTGCTGAACGTGCTCGGCGTAGTGGTGGTGCTGGTGGCGCTGCTGCTCGGGGTGCGCGCGGTCGCGGGCGCCTGGTGA
- a CDS encoding BON domain-containing protein, whose protein sequence is MARRWWPNPEILHASEYRRAREEWDRRPVGRYERAGFGSGDGYQGAYTVRPAYRLPRGRLRPPEPQGSGWPAPVWQMAAAAEERHLRALADRDLARAVDLALYNVIGREADRLAVYADGAVITLEGEVPDDAGARQALETARRMPGVRRVRSALYGSHE, encoded by the coding sequence ATGGCTCGACGCTGGTGGCCGAATCCCGAGATACTGCATGCGTCGGAGTATCGCCGGGCGCGCGAGGAGTGGGACCGCAGGCCCGTGGGCCGGTACGAGCGTGCCGGGTTCGGCTCGGGGGACGGCTATCAGGGCGCGTACACGGTGCGGCCCGCGTACCGGCTGCCGCGGGGCCGGCTGCGGCCGCCCGAGCCGCAGGGCAGCGGCTGGCCTGCGCCGGTGTGGCAGATGGCGGCAGCGGCAGAGGAGCGACACCTGCGCGCGCTGGCGGACCGCGACCTGGCGCGGGCGGTGGATCTGGCGCTGTACAACGTGATCGGCCGGGAGGCGGACCGCCTTGCGGTCTACGCGGACGGCGCGGTGATCACGCTGGAAGGGGAGGTCCCGGACGATGCGGGGGCGCGGCAAGCGCTCGAGACGGCGCGCCGCATGCCGGGCGTGCGCCGTGTTCGCAGCGCGTTGTACGGCTCACACGAGTAG